The nucleotide window CGTCAATGAATATCCGTAATTCGGATTGCCCGACCAGTACTGCGTGGAGTCCCCGTCATGTTGTGCTCACCCCCGATAGAAGGTCGGAATATGAGCTCAACGTCAAACCGAAGTATTAAATTGTTCACCTTGTAATAACAATTCCTTCTTCAAAACCTTTGGGGTAGGCAAGCCAGCCAGAAATGTATCGACTCCTGAAGACAGAATCAGCCTTGAAGGCATCATCCTCTTAAAAAGAGCCTTGATTCTAGCTTGCCTCTCACTTGACCTGCTTGCTTTTAGGTCGGAAGCGGCAAAATTTTATCGCCGTCTTTACAGACATGCATGATCCTGCAGAGTACCATTTTCTATACTTATTGCGCGTCCAAAGATGCAGCTAACTAGCTGCTTCGAATAGAGAGGTGGTATGGCTGGAAGGCTAATTGTGGTGTCCAATCGTTTGGCCGATTTTCATAAACCAGCTGCTGGCGGGCTTGCCGTTGCGCTTAGTGGCATTCTGCGGCAGCGAGGGGGGGTATGGTTGGGCTGGAGCGGGAAGATCGTTAACCGTGGAAAAGAGGATGCACAAATAATTCGTACAGCGGTCGGGAATGTAGAGTATCTTTCGATCGATCTCAACGAAGAAGAGTTCAACGGCTACTATAAAGGATATGCAAATGCAACGCTTTGGCCAATTTTACATCATCGTGTTGATTTGGCAAAATTCGACAAGGCATCCGAAAAAATATATCGTTTGATGAATGCACGGTTTGCCAAGGTGCTATTGACTGAAATTCAGGATGATGATGTGGTTTGGGTGCATGACTACCACTTAATTCCCCTTGGTGAAGAACTTCGCGCCGCCGGCAAACTTAATAAGGTCGGGTTCTTTCTCCATACACCGCTTCCGCCCTCCGCCATCCTGGCAACTTTGCCGAATAATTCATCATTGTTGAGTTCTCTTTTTTCATATGATTTGATTGGATTTCAATCGCAAGAGGACAAGAGAAATTTTCTTAATTATGTAGAGTGGCAATTTGGAAAAGATTCAGTTGAAGGATCAAAAGTCATTCGCAGGGGAAAGTCAGTTGTAGGAGCATTCCCAATTGGAATTGATGTCTGCGAATTTCAGAGCATCGCCCAGTCCAAGACAGCGCAAGCCATGCGAGATGGGATGCGGGAGGAGTATTCCAAGCGGCAGCTGGTTGTTGGTGTTGACAGGTTGGATTATTCAAAAGGCATTCCTCATCGCGTCCATTCTTTTGGTGAGTTTTTGCATAGATTTCCGCAAATGCAGCGCAGTGCAACGCTCATACAGATCGCCTCTCCCAGTCGAGGTGAAATAGAGACATATGCTGATATCCAGCGAGAGCTGGAAGCCTTGTGTGGATCAGTCAATGGAGATCTTGGAGAGCTTGACTGGATGCCCGTCAGATATATCCACAAGACTCTGTGTCAAGAAGAATTGGCTGGTTTGTATCAAGCGGCGAAAGTTGCCCTGGTCACACCTTTGAGAGACGGGATGAATCTTGTCGCAAAGGAGTTTGTAGCCGCACAAAACCCATATAAACCAGGCGTACTAGTCCTTTCGCGATTCGCCGGAGTTGCTGAGCAAATGCCAGAGGCCTTGATTGTTAATCCATATGATACGGAATCAGTAGCATATGCCATACACCGCGCTCTCGTCATGCCTCTCGCGGAGCGTCAGGAACGGCATCGTGCGCTTTTGGGAAAGATCAAGGATAACGATCTTCACTGGTGGTGCAGAAGCTTCTTGCAGCGACTGACTCAACCTGAGTTCGAATCCAGATCGATCAAATCTGTCTTGAAGAACTTCTGGGCTCGTTTGGATCCAAATTCAAATCACGCCTGATGAATCCGGTAGCTACTTTTTTCTGGGTCCTTGCATTGGCCAACCTATTTCTCTCGACAGCTTTGCAGTTACGGGTGGCACGGCTTCAGAATACTAAGAATATAAAATTAATGAAAGGTCAAAGAAAAGACGACTGGCTGGGTGCAATCATTATGTCTTTTACTATCATTTGTGATAGCACCTCCTTGACAGGATGGCTCTATCTCAAAGTACGGGAGCTCGCAAGCACCACCTTTGGTGATTTGTCGAGCATTGTCGGTGTTGTTTATCTCCTGAGCACAATAACAATAGCTTGGCTACTAAAAAGGACAGTCCAACGACTTGCTTTATTATCATGGCGATAGCAGTTGGATTGTGTCATTAATCGACACCTCTTATTGGGTTAATTGATGCGCACAGTATTTCGAGCCACTGATCGACATGGGTAACTGAGGCCAATCTATACTTGGCACATGTTGAACCTGAGCCAATCTTGAAGCTCATTCCTCCCATTTCATTAACCACCTCAAACGCAGACTCATCGGTGGCATCATCACCAAAATACACAGGGCTGCGCTCCCGGAATGGTGGCATTTGCATAAAGGCACGGACAGCATTACCTTTGAATATATCCGCAGGTATGACTTCAAAAACATACTTCCCGGGAATGACTTCAACCCCGGAGTACCCTTGAATTAGCTGATCTATGAGCTCTCTGATCAATAATCCTTTTTCCGGTGCCTGGCGATAATGAACGGCGATGGCGCGCTCTCCCTTTTTCTCCAGATAAATATCTGGATGCTCACATCCTAAACGTAATACTGCCTCAGCTAATGGCTTGGGTAGCGTGTTAGATGTAAGTAGCTTGACGCGATTGTTAAAACGAATCTCAGCGCCATGAACTCCTGCAGTTGGCAAAACCAATGGCCGCAGGAAATGATCCAACTCATCTAGCGATCTACCACTGACTATAGCCATAGATCGTATTTTTTCAAAAACATGTCGAAGCTGGACAATTCGACGAGGTGGGACTTTTATTTGGTCAGGATGCATTCCCAACTCCACTAGCGTTCCATCAAAATCAAAGAACAGTGCATGGCGATCCAGCAAATCGACTTTATTTATGAGGTGGATTTCTTTTCCTGCTCTAGATAAGGGATCATCTTCGCTGAATGTACTGCACTGCATCTTCATATCAGTTTGGATAGAACAATGAGCGGGAGGCCAGGGAGGTAGTCTGGGAGGCGGTGTATGATCTTGTAACCTCTCCCCACGTAAAGATTCGCGGTCTTGACAGACAGCGATTCGATCCGAGATTCAATGCATCCCTTTGTGGCAGCATCACTTTCCGCGGTTTTGAGAAGACTAGATCCAATGCCATTTCCACGATAGCAATGTTCGACCCAAAGGTACTCTATATATAGGCGGCGCAATTCCATATGACCGCAGATGCCTCCAATCAATGCGCCATCAATGCGAGCACCGAAATGAATTGATCTTGGAGCTCCCGCCCCAACGGAGACACGGTCATGCAGAATTACCTTGTGGATAATATGCTCCTGCTCGTTTCTGCTTAATTTATTTGTATATTCGACTTCCATACATACCCAGTCATTGACT belongs to Melaminivora suipulveris and includes:
- a CDS encoding GNAT family N-acetyltransferase; this translates as MEVEYTNKLSRNEQEHIIHKVILHDRVSVGAGAPRSIHFGARIDGALIGGICGHMELRRLYIEYLWVEHCYRGNGIGSSLLKTAESDAATKGCIESRIESLSVKTANLYVGRGYKIIHRLPDYLPGLPLIVLSKLI
- a CDS encoding alpha,alpha-trehalose-phosphate synthase (UDP-forming), whose translation is MSNRLADFHKPAAGGLAVALSGILRQRGGVWLGWSGKIVNRGKEDAQIIRTAVGNVEYLSIDLNEEEFNGYYKGYANATLWPILHHRVDLAKFDKASEKIYRLMNARFAKVLLTEIQDDDVVWVHDYHLIPLGEELRAAGKLNKVGFFLHTPLPPSAILATLPNNSSLLSSLFSYDLIGFQSQEDKRNFLNYVEWQFGKDSVEGSKVIRRGKSVVGAFPIGIDVCEFQSIAQSKTAQAMRDGMREEYSKRQLVVGVDRLDYSKGIPHRVHSFGEFLHRFPQMQRSATLIQIASPSRGEIETYADIQRELEALCGSVNGDLGELDWMPVRYIHKTLCQEELAGLYQAAKVALVTPLRDGMNLVAKEFVAAQNPYKPGVLVLSRFAGVAEQMPEALIVNPYDTESVAYAIHRALVMPLAERQERHRALLGKIKDNDLHWWCRSFLQRLTQPEFESRSIKSVLKNFWARLDPNSNHA
- the otsB gene encoding trehalose-phosphatase translates to MKMQCSTFSEDDPLSRAGKEIHLINKVDLLDRHALFFDFDGTLVELGMHPDQIKVPPRRIVQLRHVFEKIRSMAIVSGRSLDELDHFLRPLVLPTAGVHGAEIRFNNRVKLLTSNTLPKPLAEAVLRLGCEHPDIYLEKKGERAIAVHYRQAPEKGLLIRELIDQLIQGYSGVEVIPGKYVFEVIPADIFKGNAVRAFMQMPPFRERSPVYFGDDATDESAFEVVNEMGGMSFKIGSGSTCAKYRLASVTHVDQWLEILCASINPIRGVD